The Eriocheir sinensis breed Jianghai 21 chromosome 24, ASM2467909v1, whole genome shotgun sequence genome contains a region encoding:
- the LOC127002700 gene encoding tigger transposable element-derived protein 1-like isoform X2, translating to MGPKKDSDRSKVKRKKNRIMVEVKKEIIAKHENGVRLADLAAQFGMAKSTICTILKNKETFKGANVARGVTVLSKRSQTIEEVEKMLLIWINKKLLAGESVTEAIICEQARQLHDDLVKKCPGTSADTDVFKASRSWFNNFKKRSGRLSEARHGEAVSANQRVAEGFLPQQVFNCNETGLFWKRMPKRTHITQEEEALPGHQPMKDRLTLLLCGNASGDFKVKPLLVYHSDNPRVFKKNNVIRSKLPVMWRANCKARVTRQFFMEWVHEVFAPSVKKYLQDNSLPLKCLLVMDDAPAHPPGLVDEWVEELDFITVKFLPPYTAPLIQPLDQQVISNFKKLYTKALFQRCFEVTFDTELTLRDVWKHHFNILHCLMLIDKAWQQVTYRSVNSAWRILWSDCVAGSDTKDFVVIDDIVSLGKDMGLEVNREDVEELLEGHKNELSVEEMEQLQKHQQEAILEEMSSEEEEGREDVPSSLIRKICATWGEVQSFVERHHPDIAVAGRSINTFNDIAMSHFRNILKCRQKKNTLDKFLVGQRPSESQAEWSGAKGQKREKEETPERQLPDWFYGRGFPSQIITSLPFPILTTFHSRRQLSSEAVQRYREAHPPPDTEAD from the coding sequence ATGGGGCCAAAGAAGGATAGTGATCGCagcaaagtgaaaagaaaaaagaacagaatcATGgtagaggtgaagaaagaaatcATTGCCAAACATGAAAATGGCGTTCGTCTTGCTGATCTTGCTGCTCAGTTTGGCATGGCAAAATCAACAATCTGTACCATTCTAAAAAATAAAGAGACGTTCAAGGGAGCCAATGTTGCAAGAGGAGTGACAGTTCTTAGTAAAAGATCACAGACGATTGAAGAAGTGGAGAAAATGCTGCTGATTTGGATAAATAAAAAACTGTTAGCTGGTGAGAGTGTTACTGAGGCCATCATTTGTGAACAAGCAAGGCAACTGCATGATGACCTGGTAAAAAAATGCCCTGGTACAAGTGCTGATACTGATGTTTTCAAAGCTAGCAGAAGCTGGTTTAACAATTTTAAGAAAAGAAGTGGCAGACTTAGTGAGGCCAGGCACGGGGAGGCCGTGAGTGCGAACCAAAGAGTTGCTGAGGGATTTCTTCCCCAGCAAGTGTTTAATTGCAATGAAACTGGTCTGTTCTGGAAAAGAATGCCAAAGAGGACACACATCACCCAAGAGGAGGAAGCATTGCCAGGACACCAGCCAATGAAGGACAGACTGACTCTTTTGCTGTGTGGAAACGCAAGTGGGGACTTCAAGGTCAAGCCATTACTTGTGTACCACTCGGATAATCCGAGGGTGTTTAAGAAAAACAATGTGATAAGAAGTAAATTGCCTGTTATGTGGAGAGCTAATTGTAAGGCTCGGGTAACTAGGCAATTTTTTATGGAGTGGGTCCATGAAGTCTTTGCCCCAAGTGTGAAGAAATACTTGCAAGACAACAGTTTGCCGCTGAAGTGCCTCCTGGTGATGGATGATGCACCTGCTCACCCTCCAGgcttggtggatgagtgggtggaggAGTTAGATTTCATCACAGTGAAGTTCCTGCCTCCTTACACTGCTCCTCTAATCCAGCCCTTGGATCAGCAGGTCATTTCAAACTTTAAGAAGCTTTACACCAAAGCACTTTTTCAAAGGTGTTTTGAGGTAACCTTTGACACAGAATTAACACTCAGGGACGTCTGGAAACATCATTTTAATATTCTTCATTGCTTAATGCTCATTGACAAAGCCTGGCAGCAAGTGACTTACAGGTCCGTGAATTCGGCCTGGAGGATATTGTGGTCGGATTGTGTTGCAGGCTCTGACACTAAGGATTTTGTTGTTATCGATGATATTGTGTCTCTAGGTAAAGACATGGGCTTGGAAGTTAACAGAGAAGACGTGGAGGAGTTACTAGAAGGGCACAAAAATGAGCTCAGCGTGGAAGAAATGGAACAACTTCAGAAGCATCAGCAAGAGGCCATTTTGGAGGAAATgtcatcggaggaggaggaaggaagggaggatgtccCTAGTTCTTTGATCCGCAAAATTTGTGCAACATGGGGTGAGGTGCAGAGTTTTGTGGAGCGACATCACCCTGATATAGCAGTAGCAGGCCGCAGCATAAACACTTTCAATGACATTGCCATGTCTCACTTCAGAAACATTTTAAaatgtagacaaaaaaaaaatacattggacAAATTTTTAGTAGGACAGAGGCCCAGTGAGTCCCAAGCAGAGTGGAGTGGTGCTAagggacagaaaagagaaaaggaagaaaccccAGAAAGACAGTTACCTGATTGGTTTTATGGAAGGGGATTCCCCTCACAAATAAtaacatctcttccctttcccatcctcacCACCTTCCACTCACGCCGTCAACTCTCCTCC
- the LOC127002700 gene encoding tigger transposable element-derived protein 1-like isoform X1, with product MGPKKDSDRSKVKRKKNRIMVEVKKEIIAKHENGVRLADLAAQFGMAKSTICTILKNKETFKGANVARGVTVLSKRSQTIEEVEKMLLIWINKKLLAGESVTEAIICEQARQLHDDLVKKCPGTSADTDVFKASRSWFNNFKKRSGRLSEARHGEAVSANQRVAEGFLPQQVFNCNETGLFWKRMPKRTHITQEEEALPGHQPMKDRLTLLLCGNASGDFKVKPLLVYHSDNPRVFKKNNVIRSKLPVMWRANCKARVTRQFFMEWVHEVFAPSVKKYLQDNSLPLKCLLVMDDAPAHPPGLVDEWVEELDFITVKFLPPYTAPLIQPLDQQVISNFKKLYTKALFQRCFEVTFDTELTLRDVWKHHFNILHCLMLIDKAWQQVTYRSVNSAWRILWSDCVAGSDTKDFVVIDDIVSLGKDMGLEVNREDVEELLEGHKNELSVEEMEQLQKHQQEAILEEMSSEEEEGREDVPSSLIRKICATWGEVQSFVERHHPDIAVAGRSINTFNDIAMSHFRNILKCRQKKNTLDKFLVGQRPSESQAEWSGAKGQKREKEETPERQLPDWFYGRGFPSQIITSLPFPILTTFHSRRQLSSVREAVQRYREAHPPPDTEAD from the coding sequence ATGGGGCCAAAGAAGGATAGTGATCGCagcaaagtgaaaagaaaaaagaacagaatcATGgtagaggtgaagaaagaaatcATTGCCAAACATGAAAATGGCGTTCGTCTTGCTGATCTTGCTGCTCAGTTTGGCATGGCAAAATCAACAATCTGTACCATTCTAAAAAATAAAGAGACGTTCAAGGGAGCCAATGTTGCAAGAGGAGTGACAGTTCTTAGTAAAAGATCACAGACGATTGAAGAAGTGGAGAAAATGCTGCTGATTTGGATAAATAAAAAACTGTTAGCTGGTGAGAGTGTTACTGAGGCCATCATTTGTGAACAAGCAAGGCAACTGCATGATGACCTGGTAAAAAAATGCCCTGGTACAAGTGCTGATACTGATGTTTTCAAAGCTAGCAGAAGCTGGTTTAACAATTTTAAGAAAAGAAGTGGCAGACTTAGTGAGGCCAGGCACGGGGAGGCCGTGAGTGCGAACCAAAGAGTTGCTGAGGGATTTCTTCCCCAGCAAGTGTTTAATTGCAATGAAACTGGTCTGTTCTGGAAAAGAATGCCAAAGAGGACACACATCACCCAAGAGGAGGAAGCATTGCCAGGACACCAGCCAATGAAGGACAGACTGACTCTTTTGCTGTGTGGAAACGCAAGTGGGGACTTCAAGGTCAAGCCATTACTTGTGTACCACTCGGATAATCCGAGGGTGTTTAAGAAAAACAATGTGATAAGAAGTAAATTGCCTGTTATGTGGAGAGCTAATTGTAAGGCTCGGGTAACTAGGCAATTTTTTATGGAGTGGGTCCATGAAGTCTTTGCCCCAAGTGTGAAGAAATACTTGCAAGACAACAGTTTGCCGCTGAAGTGCCTCCTGGTGATGGATGATGCACCTGCTCACCCTCCAGgcttggtggatgagtgggtggaggAGTTAGATTTCATCACAGTGAAGTTCCTGCCTCCTTACACTGCTCCTCTAATCCAGCCCTTGGATCAGCAGGTCATTTCAAACTTTAAGAAGCTTTACACCAAAGCACTTTTTCAAAGGTGTTTTGAGGTAACCTTTGACACAGAATTAACACTCAGGGACGTCTGGAAACATCATTTTAATATTCTTCATTGCTTAATGCTCATTGACAAAGCCTGGCAGCAAGTGACTTACAGGTCCGTGAATTCGGCCTGGAGGATATTGTGGTCGGATTGTGTTGCAGGCTCTGACACTAAGGATTTTGTTGTTATCGATGATATTGTGTCTCTAGGTAAAGACATGGGCTTGGAAGTTAACAGAGAAGACGTGGAGGAGTTACTAGAAGGGCACAAAAATGAGCTCAGCGTGGAAGAAATGGAACAACTTCAGAAGCATCAGCAAGAGGCCATTTTGGAGGAAATgtcatcggaggaggaggaaggaagggaggatgtccCTAGTTCTTTGATCCGCAAAATTTGTGCAACATGGGGTGAGGTGCAGAGTTTTGTGGAGCGACATCACCCTGATATAGCAGTAGCAGGCCGCAGCATAAACACTTTCAATGACATTGCCATGTCTCACTTCAGAAACATTTTAAaatgtagacaaaaaaaaaatacattggacAAATTTTTAGTAGGACAGAGGCCCAGTGAGTCCCAAGCAGAGTGGAGTGGTGCTAagggacagaaaagagaaaaggaagaaaccccAGAAAGACAGTTACCTGATTGGTTTTATGGAAGGGGATTCCCCTCACAAATAAtaacatctcttccctttcccatcctcacCACCTTCCACTCACGCCGTCAACTCTCCTCCGTGCGG